In Procambarus clarkii isolate CNS0578487 chromosome 13, FALCON_Pclarkii_2.0, whole genome shotgun sequence, the following are encoded in one genomic region:
- the LOC138364478 gene encoding uncharacterized protein translates to MQHFLMPFHHRLYWKNGFYEPLDPTQTVCPEGNIFHWKPVVPAQPPNSCPNCTDCKFKISSSSNLCIFITIMGRYDLYTPIYTCHCGYEHQQLGKTMHKSGFYSSLGKSSTFYSTSLLESWHHIKRNCPGTSFRALVTALESFGASRGRIGPINYITSKRVFFEWRFQQYELRKIRGEADNECPACDKTPLAVHIDGNKKLYRYNKVGRGIRNPYYSDSIFSKDEDVGTIANIWHYHLLALSSVGKDEDAHVGTIQSLKTKRNHSIVIYHGNCDEGLNPMH, encoded by the exons atgcaacattttctcatgcctttccaccacagattatattggaaaaatggcttttatgagccattagacccgacacaaactgtgtgccctgaaggaaatatctttcactgga aacctgttgtaccagcccaaccaccaaattcttgccccaactgcacagattgcaagtttaaaatttcaagctccagcaatctctgcatcttcatcactataatgg gaaggtatgacctctatactccaatctatacatgccactgtggatatgagcatcaacaactaggcaagaccatgcacaagtctggtttctattcatcattaggaaagagcagcacattctacagcaccagtctgcttgaatcatggcaccatataaaaagaaattgtcccggaacatcatttcgggcattagtcactgcactggaatcctttggtgcttctcgtgggcgt attggacccattaattatataacttcgaagagagtgttcttcgaatggcgattccagcaatatgagctgagaaaaattagaggagaagctgacaatgagtgtcctgcttgtgataaaacccctttagcagtacatattgatggcaacaagaagctgtatcgctacaacaaagttgggag aggtatcaGAAACCCCTATTATTCTGATAGTATCTTCAGCAAAGATGAAGATGTTGGCACTATTGCCAACATCTGGCACTATCATCTGTTGGCACTATCatctgttggcaaagatgaagatgctcatgttggcactattcagagcttgaaaactaag agaaatcacagtatcgtgatatatcacgggaactgtgatgagggtttgaaccccatgcactga